In the genome of Sorangium aterium, one region contains:
- the cheB gene encoding chemotaxis-specific protein-glutamate methyltransferase CheB produces MTFAPLRVLVVDDSAYNRRNIAEILSGSDEIEVVGKAGDGDDALRQAAQLRPDAITLDLEMPRMDGFTFLRILMARQPTPVIIVSSYSHKENVFKALELGAVDFVAKPDRQFTADAQIRREIIQKVLLVRYLRPRSPMPAAPAPARAAQPASPRAVQESSRLGVSLRHLVAVGSSTGGPTALLEIFNRIPDRFPGAIFIAQHMPDKFTRTFAERLDRKGGLRVVEAQNGEQVVARKAYVCPGRMCMEIAVTPGSGVGLSGDIRIRVGAPAPGDRYVPSADRLFRSVAQVGGSRAVGIILTGMGDDGVNGARAVRAAGGTVVAESEDSAVVYGMPGAAVRAGVVNESLPFTAIGDFIALLS; encoded by the coding sequence ATGACATTCGCTCCCCTGCGCGTGCTCGTCGTCGACGACTCCGCGTACAACCGGCGCAACATCGCCGAGATCTTGAGCGGAAGCGACGAGATCGAGGTCGTGGGCAAGGCCGGTGACGGCGACGACGCGCTCCGTCAGGCCGCGCAGCTCCGGCCGGACGCGATCACGCTGGATCTCGAGATGCCGCGCATGGACGGCTTCACCTTCCTCCGCATCCTGATGGCGAGGCAGCCGACGCCCGTCATCATCGTCTCGAGCTACAGCCACAAGGAGAACGTCTTCAAGGCGCTCGAGCTGGGCGCCGTCGACTTCGTGGCGAAGCCGGACCGGCAGTTCACGGCGGACGCGCAGATCCGGCGGGAGATCATCCAGAAGGTCCTGCTGGTGCGCTACCTCCGCCCCCGGTCGCCGATGCCGGCTGCGCCGGCCCCGGCGCGGGCGGCGCAGCCCGCGTCGCCGCGCGCGGTGCAGGAGTCGTCGCGGCTCGGCGTCTCGCTGCGCCACCTCGTGGCGGTCGGCTCGTCGACGGGCGGGCCCACGGCGCTCCTCGAGATCTTCAACCGGATCCCGGATCGCTTCCCCGGCGCGATCTTCATCGCGCAGCACATGCCGGACAAGTTCACCCGCACGTTCGCGGAGCGGCTCGATCGGAAGGGCGGCCTCCGGGTGGTCGAGGCGCAGAACGGCGAGCAGGTGGTGGCCCGCAAGGCCTATGTGTGCCCGGGTAGGATGTGCATGGAGATCGCGGTGACGCCGGGCAGCGGGGTCGGGTTGAGCGGCGACATCCGGATCCGGGTGGGGGCGCCGGCGCCCGGGGATCGGTACGTTCCGAGCGCGGACCGGCTGTTCCGGAGCGTGGCGCAGGTGGGCGGCAGCCGCGCGGTGGGCATCATCCTGACGGGGATGGGCGACGACGGGGTGAACGGCGCGCGGGCGGTCCGCGCGGCCGGGGGCACGGTGGTGGCCGAGAGCGAGGACTCGGCGGTGGTCTACGGCATGCCCGGGGCCGCGGTGCGGGCCGGGGTCGTGAACGAGAGCCTGCCCTTCACGGCGATCGGCGACTTCATCGCGCTGCTCTCCTAG